Below is a genomic region from bacterium.
ATATACTTTTATGTTTGACCTGGCAAGGAGTAAAGCGAAAGGAGAGAATGTTGTAGAGAGAGAACCCTTGCAGGGCAAGCGGTTCACTTATTTATCTTTTTGTAGTAGTCTGGGAGCATTAAGCTGGCGACCGTTATCCAGTTTTAGAGAAGAAGATAAACCACCCTACTCCGAGCGAGAGATTAATATTAGTAAATACACGCTGTCCTTCTCTATTCCCTATAGTCCAAAGGTTTCTTTCGGGATGAATATAAGCTATCTACATGGCTCGCTGGGAATTGCTCAAGAGGTCCCTTCACCTCAGGCAAACATCTCTACAGGAAATGGGTGGGGTTTAGATTGGGGAATAATTTACACTTATTCACCATCGCTCAAGATGGGAATTTCCCTGGAGAATAGTCCTGCTTACATTTACTGGAGTGATTACCATTCCGACCCATTGCCATTAAATCTCAGAGTAGGTATGGGGATAAACATGGCAGAATTTTTGACTTTTGCTTCCGATTTTGAGCAGAGATTCTATGCAAGAAAGAACGGTGGTCGGAACTCACTGGCAGTTTATCACCTGGGCCTGGAGTATATTCTTCCTCGCAATATTTTTCTCCGCCTGGGAATGTTTGGTGAGAATTTTAGTGAAAAGAGGAAAGTAAATTATACCTGGGGGCTTGGTTTTATCGAAGGTATGTATATTTTAGATTTTTCCCTTAAGAAATATTATCTCGATGGTATCGGGTCTCCTGTTTATAGTTATCTCTGTTCTTTGAGTCTACCTTTTTGAATTGGTAATGACTTCAGGCGGATTTTGCGACTTTACCTGCAGTAATGCATTGGGTACATACGTAGGCTTTCTTTTTTTTTCCATTTAGAATTATGTTCACTTTTTGCAAATTGGGTCTAAATTTCCGTCTTGTTTTGTGGTGGGAGTGACTGATGTTGGAACCGGTACGCACAGATTTACCGCAGATTACACATTTCTTAGGCAATTGTCTCCTCCTGTAAAATTTTAATTAGTTTAGCAAAATATAAAAATAATTGCAAGAATATTTTAGTATCAGAAGCACAAAAAATCTTTTGTAGTTAAAAAGACAGATTGTTCGTCTCTGGCAATTTTTTTAATGCTGCGGGAGCCATCTCGGCCGGGAAGAAAGGATGTAAGGGCTGACGGCTCTGTCAGCCCTTTTAATGGACAGACACGGCGGTCTGTCCCTACAGGATGAAAAAGCCCGCATGCACGGCATTTATCATGAAAGATTTGAATATGTCTGTTCAGTTCTTAAAGGGTGTGGGCCCCGAAAGAGCAAGAATATTGAAGAAGATTGGCATTGAGACAGTAGGAGACCTCATTACTTATTTTCCTTTCCGGCATGAAGATCGCTCCCATTTGAAGCTCTTTGCACAAATCACCCCTGGAGAAGAAGCCACTGTCCTGGCAGTAGTTAGTGAGCATAAGATTACATTTACCAGAGGTGGAAGGCCCCTTCTGAAAATTCTCCTTGAAGACGGCAGTGGCAAGGCAACGATGGTCTGCTTTAACCAGCTCTACTTGAAAGATTCCCTGCCTCCCGGCACTTCAGTTGTTCTACACGGTAAATTTGAACGCACCTTTCGCGATTTACAGATTACCAATTTTACCTACGAGAAACTGGCAGGAGAAGAAGACGACTTAATTCACACTAAGAGAATTGTTCCCATATATCAAGTTACCTCAAAGTTAAATTTACGTTTCTTAAGGACACTGATTAAGAGAGCGCTCGATTCATACCTTTCCTATTTAAGAGAGACTCTGTCCGAAACTATCCTCAGAGAATATAACCTGATGCTTTATCAACAAGCTGTGTATAATATACACTTTCCCTCCACCCGGGAGAAGGGAGAGGATGCCCGGAGAAGACTTATATTCGAGGAGTTTTTCTTCTGGGAATTGGCTATGGCATTAAGAAGGCGACAGGTGAAGGTTATAAACAAGAATAGGAAATATCAGTTGAGAAAAAATCTTTTAACAGCCTTCAAAGAGAAACTACCTTTCGATTTTACTTCTGCTCAGAAAAGAGTAATCAGAGAAATTTTTAATGACCTTATGTCACCCAAGCCAATGAATAGGCTCCTCCAGGGAGATGTGGGAAGTGGTAAGACAGTAGTGGCTCTGGCAGCTATCCTCTTAGTTGTGGAGAATGGCTATCAAGCTGCAGTGATGGCTCCTACTGAAATTCTGGCTGAACAACATTATCTGACTTTGCGTCAGATGCTGGAAGGTTTACAAGTCAAAGTGGAATTGGCTACAGGGAAAATGGGACAGAAGAAGAAGAGAGAGGTTTACCAGAGAATTGTCCGGGGAGAATCTCAGATAATTATCGGCACGCACGCATTAATTGAGGAGGGGGTCAAATTTTCCAATTTAGCTCTGGCGGTCATTGACGAACAGCATAAGTTTGGAGTTGTGCAGAGGGCGAGGTTGAGGAAGAAGGGGGAAAACCTGGATATCCTGGTAATGACAGCCACGCCAATACCTCGCACACTAACCTTAACAGTTTACGGAGACCTGGACGTTTCTATAATCGATCAATTACCTCCGGGAAGGAGAAAAGTCCTCACCCAGAGGCTTTCTGAGGAAGAAGCTTATCAGATGGTTATTGATGGGGTAAGAAAGGGACAGCAGGCTTACATTGTCTATCCCATAATTAATGAATCGGATAAGTTGGAATTACGCGCTGCAGTGAAAATGGCAGAGAGACTGATGGCTACTGTGTTTAAAGATTTGAGAGTTGGTCTCCTGCACGGACAGATGAAAAGTGACGAGAAAGAACAGGTGATGATGAAATTTTTGAACAGGGAATTTGATATTTTAATTACTACCACTATAATTGAGGTAGGTATCGATGTGGCCAATGCCTGTTTGATGGTTATTGAGCACAGTGAAAGGTTTGGGTTGGCTACTCTACACCAATTACGGGGGAGGGTGGGGAGAGGCACTGAACAGTCCCTTTGCATTTTACTCGGACAAACTAAGACGGAGGAAGCAAAAAAGAGAGCACAGATTATGTTGGAAACTAACGATGGATTTCGCATTGCCGAAGAGGACTTGAGATTACGCGGTGGTGGGGAATTCTTTGGCACTCAACAGCACGGACTTCCTGAATTTAAAATTGGTAACATTGTTTTTGACCAGCGTGAATTAGAACTGGCACGCCAGGCAGCCTTTCATCTGATTAGTAGAGACCCTGTTCTAACTCTTCCGGAAAACGGAGTAATTAAGCAAAAGTTTAGAGAGAAATTTAAAGAAAAATTCGGCCTGGCAAGTGTGGGATAATTAGTTTAGCACAGATTGAATCTGTGCCTACTGTCATCCTGAACTTGTTTTCTCTGTCATCCTGAACTTGTTTTCTCTGTCATCCTGAACTTGTTTCAGGATCTTTTCCCTCTCAAGAGATGCCGAAACGAGTTCGGCATGACATTACTTTACCAGTCCCGACAAGTCGAGATACTCTTACCTGACATCTGTAGGCACAATTTTCCCGATTGAAAATCGGGATGCAGAAGGAGTAAAGAGATGAAAAAGAAGGGAATTGCTGTTTATCCAGGGAGTTTTGATCCGGTTACCAATGGACACATCGACGTAATAAAAAGGGCAGTTCGGTTATTTGACCGGGTAATAGTAGCAGTGATTGAAAATCCCACTAAGAAGACACTATTTTCAGTGGATGAACGAATGGAGATGCTGAGAGCTGTAACCAGAGGACTCTCAGGAGTGGTGGTCTCCCATTTCGATAGGTTATTAGTCGACTACATGAAGAAGAAGAGAGCAAACATTATCCTCAGGGGACTACGGGCAGTGTCTGACTTTGAATACGAGTTTCAAATGGCATTAACCAACCGCAAGTTAGCACCAGACATAGAAACAGTGTTCCTTATGCCGGCAGAGGCGTATACTTATTTGAGTTCAAGTATAGTCAAAGAAGTAGTTAGACTGAATGGCAGTGTAAAGGGATTCGTTCCTCGACAAATTGAGGCACGCTTGAGAAGAAAGCTGTTGACAAAGTGAAAACGCCGTGGTATACTAAAAATTAGTCAGTTTACTTTAACTTTTTTTGAATTAGAGAGGATTTACGAGAGTTATGGCTAAGGGTCCGGCAATAAAAAAGAAATTAGGTGACTTATTAGTAGAAGTAGGGATAATTACCGCCGAACAATTGCAAGAAGCTTTAGAGGAAGGAAAAATCAGGGGAGGCAGGCTGGGCGAGACTCTCATGGAATTGGGCTATATTACTGAGGATGTTTTATTAGCTTTTCTGGGTAAACAGTGCGGTGTATCTTACGTTAGCCTATCCGAATATGGAGAGATTGACGATGAAGTCATTAAGAGTGTCCCCGAGAGCATTGCCAGGCATCAGACCCTAATTCCCATTGCCCTGGAGGGGAAGACCCTCATCATAGCTATGAGTGACCCCTTAAATGTTTTTGCCATTGACGATCTGAGACTAATGACCGGGAGAGAAATTAGCGTAGTGATTGCATCAGAAACTGAGATTAAGAGTGCTATTGAGAAGTATTATGGAGCTAAAAGCTCTATGGAAGATATCGTGAAAGAGATGGAACTCTCAGTAAAAGATGAGGGAAATGTAGAGGTAGTAAAAAAGACCGATACCGGAGGAGATGATATAATTGCTCTGGAGGCAGCTGGAGAAGAGGCGCCAATAATTAAGATTGTTAATCTTCTGTTGACTGCAGCTGTCAAATCAGGAGCTTCGGACGTCCATATCGAGCCTTATGAGAAGACCCTCAGGGTGCGTTATCGAATCGATGGGGTTTTACACGAAGTCTCTTCTCCGCCTAAAAAATTGCAGAATGCGGTTGTTTCCCGGTTAAAGATTATGGCTTCACTGGACATTGCTGAGCGTCGCTTGCCCCAGGATGGTAGAATTAAGATTAGAGCGGTAAATAAAGAAATTGACCTGAGGGTTTCTGTTCTACCTACCTCCTTTGGTGAGAAAGTGGTTATGCGTATTCTGGATGCTTCTTCTTTGTGTCTCGATTTGACTAAGCTGGGATTTGAACCAGATGCTCTTTCCATTTATAAGAAAAATATCGAAGTGCCTTATGGAATCATCCTGGTTACAGGACCAACTGGTTCTGGTAAATCTACCACTCTCTATTCTACCTTAAGCACTCTTAATTATCCTGACCGTAATATCATTACTATAGAAGACCCTGTTGAATATGTCCTGCAAGGTATCAACCAGGTGCAGGCAAAAGCAGACATTGGTTTAACTTTTGCTGCAGGGCTTAGGTCATTTTTGCGTCAGGACCCGGATATAATTATGGTTGGTGAAATCAGAGATACTGAGACTGCTGAGATTGCTATTAATGCCGCACTAACAGGACACTTAGTATTTTCAACTCTGCACACCAACGATGCTCCAGGTGCTATGACCCGTTTGAATAATATGGGTATTGAACCCTTCCTGACCACTTCCACAGTAATTATGGTTGTTGCTCAAAGATTAATTAGAGTAATCTGTAAACATTGTAAAGAGTCCTATGAGGTTCCCACCGATTTCCTTTCAAGTATTGGAGTTAAAGAGGAAGAGATAAAAAGTAAAAAGAAAGTGACGCTCTATCGGGGCAAGGGATGCGATAACTGCAGTAACACCGGTTACCGGGGACGAATAGCGTGCTTTGAAGTCATGGAAATTAGTGATGATGTAAAGGATCTTGTCTTAAACAGGGAATCCACGCATTTAATCAAGTCAAAAGCGAGAAAGAATGGCATGCTAACTTTGCGAGAGGGTTCCATCAGGAAACTTTTGACAGGCGTAACCACAGTTGAAGAGGTAATGAGGGTTACCTTTGCTGATGTGGAATAACACGGCACTGTAAACAGTGCCCAACTGAATCGGTCCATGCATCTGGAGTCCTCCCGAAAGGGAGGAATAACCTTGCTTTCGCAAGGACTCCAGAACTTTTTGGAGTCCTCCCGAAAGGGAGGAGTAACCTTGCTTTCGCAAGGACTCCAGCCTATTCTTCGGGCGCCCTTTAGGGTGCCGATAAAGGAGTAATTAATGATATCTATTGATGAATTACTTCAATTAATGATGGAGAAGGGAGCATCTGATTTACACTTAACAGTAGATGTTCCACCTACTTTGAGGATTGACGGAGAACTTGTCCCCACAGAATATGAGAAGCTTCAGGAAGACCAATGTCAAAGATTAGTCTATAGCCTGTTAACCGATAAACATAAAGAGAGATTTGAATCTACAAACGAGCTTGACCTGTCCTTTGGAATCAAAAACGTAGGACGTGTTCGAATGAACGTGTTCAGGCAACGAGGGGTAGTGGCAGCATCTCTGAGAGCAATACCCAACTATTTTATGACTTTCGAGGAACTGGGACTGCCGTTAGCAGTTTTTGATGCGGTTAAATTGCCTGTCGGCTTGGTGTTAGTAACGGGGCCCACTGGCTGTGGTAAGACGACAACCCTTGCTTCAATGATGAATTACATTAATGAGCATCGCAGTGGACACATTGTTACAGTTGAGGATCCCATCGAGTACGTTCATCCCCACAAGAATTGTATAGTTAGCCAGAGAGAGATAGGTAGTGATACTTCCTCCTTTGGCCTGGCGCTAAAGCATTTATTTCGTCAAGACCCAAATTTCATCCTGGTCGGCGAAATGCGCGACCTGGAAACTATCTCTTCTACGCTAACAATCGCTGAGACAGGCCATCTGGTATTTGCCACTCTGCACACAACAGATGCCACCCAATCAATTAATAGAATCATAGATGTTTTTCCCCCATACCAGCAACCGCAAATTCGTTCTCAGTTATCGTTTGTCTTGCAAGCGGTTTTCTGTCAGAGATTACTTCCCAGGGCAAGTGGCAAAGGGAGATGTCTGGCAGTGGAAGTTTTAAGGGTTACTCCGGGTATCAGGAATATGATCAGGGAAGAGAAGACGGAGCAGATTCCTTCAGCTATGCAGGCAGGAGGAAAATTCGGAATGCAGACAATGAACTGGAGCCTCTACGACCTTTACACGCGTAGACAAATTACTTATGCCCAGGCATTGGCAGAGAGCCCGGATGTCGATGATTTAAAGAGAATCTGCAAGAAGGAAGAGGGTGTAGTGGCGGGGATGAAAAATAAAGGGTTGAGGTGAGTAAGAAATGGCACTATTCGGTTATAAAGTCAGGAGCCCACAGGGAAATGTTTTGACCGGAACAATAGAAGCGAGAGAACAGAGGATGGTTATCGATCGCCTCAGACACCAGAGGTTTATCGTTTTAGAAATCGGAGAAATTAAGAAGAGTGCTTCCAAAGACCTTCTGGATAGTATAAACTTCTTGAAAAAAAGAGTAAAACAAAAAGACCTCGTTCTATTTAGCCGGCAGCTATCTACACTGATTGGAGCTGGTGTGCCCATTGTTCAGGGTTTAACAATCCTTGTGGAACAGATAGAAAATCCGGCTTTCAAAAAAGTTATCACCAGTGTGCGGGAAGATATTGAATCAGGAACATCGATTACTGAAGCTCTCAGCAGGCACCCTACAGTGTTCAGTGAGTTGTATGTGA
It encodes:
- the recG gene encoding ATP-dependent DNA helicase RecG, with amino-acid sequence MKKPACTAFIMKDLNMSVQFLKGVGPERARILKKIGIETVGDLITYFPFRHEDRSHLKLFAQITPGEEATVLAVVSEHKITFTRGGRPLLKILLEDGSGKATMVCFNQLYLKDSLPPGTSVVLHGKFERTFRDLQITNFTYEKLAGEEDDLIHTKRIVPIYQVTSKLNLRFLRTLIKRALDSYLSYLRETLSETILREYNLMLYQQAVYNIHFPSTREKGEDARRRLIFEEFFFWELAMALRRRQVKVINKNRKYQLRKNLLTAFKEKLPFDFTSAQKRVIREIFNDLMSPKPMNRLLQGDVGSGKTVVALAAILLVVENGYQAAVMAPTEILAEQHYLTLRQMLEGLQVKVELATGKMGQKKKREVYQRIVRGESQIIIGTHALIEEGVKFSNLALAVIDEQHKFGVVQRARLRKKGENLDILVMTATPIPRTLTLTVYGDLDVSIIDQLPPGRRKVLTQRLSEEEAYQMVIDGVRKGQQAYIVYPIINESDKLELRAAVKMAERLMATVFKDLRVGLLHGQMKSDEKEQVMMKFLNREFDILITTTIIEVGIDVANACLMVIEHSERFGLATLHQLRGRVGRGTEQSLCILLGQTKTEEAKKRAQIMLETNDGFRIAEEDLRLRGGGEFFGTQQHGLPEFKIGNIVFDQRELELARQAAFHLISRDPVLTLPENGVIKQKFREKFKEKFGLASVG
- a CDS encoding type IV pilus twitching motility protein PilT; translation: MISIDELLQLMMEKGASDLHLTVDVPPTLRIDGELVPTEYEKLQEDQCQRLVYSLLTDKHKERFESTNELDLSFGIKNVGRVRMNVFRQRGVVAASLRAIPNYFMTFEELGLPLAVFDAVKLPVGLVLVTGPTGCGKTTTLASMMNYINEHRSGHIVTVEDPIEYVHPHKNCIVSQREIGSDTSSFGLALKHLFRQDPNFILVGEMRDLETISSTLTIAETGHLVFATLHTTDATQSINRIIDVFPPYQQPQIRSQLSFVLQAVFCQRLLPRASGKGRCLAVEVLRVTPGIRNMIREEKTEQIPSAMQAGGKFGMQTMNWSLYDLYTRRQITYAQALAESPDVDDLKRICKKEEGVVAGMKNKGLR
- the rpmB gene encoding 50S ribosomal protein L28 is translated as MPKKCVICGKSVRTGSNISHSHHKTRRKFRPNLQKVNIILNGKKKKAYVCTQCITAGKVAKSA
- the coaD gene encoding pantetheine-phosphate adenylyltransferase, encoding MKKKGIAVYPGSFDPVTNGHIDVIKRAVRLFDRVIVAVIENPTKKTLFSVDERMEMLRAVTRGLSGVVVSHFDRLLVDYMKKKRANIILRGLRAVSDFEYEFQMALTNRKLAPDIETVFLMPAEAYTYLSSSIVKEVVRLNGSVKGFVPRQIEARLRRKLLTK
- the pilB gene encoding type IV-A pilus assembly ATPase PilB — translated: MAKGPAIKKKLGDLLVEVGIITAEQLQEALEEGKIRGGRLGETLMELGYITEDVLLAFLGKQCGVSYVSLSEYGEIDDEVIKSVPESIARHQTLIPIALEGKTLIIAMSDPLNVFAIDDLRLMTGREISVVIASETEIKSAIEKYYGAKSSMEDIVKEMELSVKDEGNVEVVKKTDTGGDDIIALEAAGEEAPIIKIVNLLLTAAVKSGASDVHIEPYEKTLRVRYRIDGVLHEVSSPPKKLQNAVVSRLKIMASLDIAERRLPQDGRIKIRAVNKEIDLRVSVLPTSFGEKVVMRILDASSLCLDLTKLGFEPDALSIYKKNIEVPYGIILVTGPTGSGKSTTLYSTLSTLNYPDRNIITIEDPVEYVLQGINQVQAKADIGLTFAAGLRSFLRQDPDIIMVGEIRDTETAEIAINAALTGHLVFSTLHTNDAPGAMTRLNNMGIEPFLTTSTVIMVVAQRLIRVICKHCKESYEVPTDFLSSIGVKEEEIKSKKKVTLYRGKGCDNCSNTGYRGRIACFEVMEISDDVKDLVLNRESTHLIKSKARKNGMLTLREGSIRKLLTGVTTVEEVMRVTFADVE